The following are from one region of the Flavobacteriaceae bacterium UJ101 genome:
- the tadA gene encoding tRNA(adenine(34)) deaminase (Catalyzes the deamination of adenosine to inosine at the wobble position 34 of tRNA(Arg2); Belongs to the cytidine and deoxycytidylate deaminase family; Contains 1 CMP/dCMP-type deaminase domain.; KEGG: plu:plu3320 tRNA(adenine34) deaminase) → MEDIFTDEYFMRIALQQAHNAFDQDEVPVGAIVVINNKIIAKGHNLTEMLTDVTAHAEMQCITSAANYLGGKYLKECTLYVTLEPCPMCAGALYWAQLGKLVYGASDEKRGFITKQTELHPKTEVISGIMKEECQQLLLDFFAKKRT, encoded by the coding sequence ATGGAAGATATTTTTACCGATGAATATTTTATGCGAATTGCTTTACAACAAGCCCATAATGCTTTTGATCAGGATGAAGTTCCAGTAGGTGCTATTGTTGTAATCAATAACAAAATTATTGCTAAAGGACATAATTTAACCGAAATGCTTACGGACGTTACCGCCCATGCAGAAATGCAATGCATCACTTCTGCTGCTAATTATTTGGGAGGCAAATATCTAAAAGAATGTACTTTGTATGTTACGTTAGAACCCTGCCCAATGTGCGCAGGTGCCTTATATTGGGCTCAACTAGGTAAATTGGTTTACGGAGCTTCAGATGAAAAGCGAGGTTTTATTACAAAACAAACAGAATTACATCCTAAAACTGAAGTAATTTCCGGAATTATGAAAGAAGAATGCCAACAACTTTTGCTTGATTTTTTTGCAAAGAAAAGGACGTAA
- a CDS encoding ABC transporter permease protein NatB (Part of an ABC transporter that catalyzes ATP-dependent electrogenic sodium extrusion.) — MKVIITIIKKELTEIFRDKKVLISTIILPLVLFPLLFIGMSKAISYFTQSELEKKDKLYIENIEEIPLLENLFSQANFELVKEVKHSEIDSLIKEEDLAVALLFPNNINQYFQEKKTVPIEFRFKSSNLMIDKKVTAVFEIYKNQVLDQRLADLQLTKETIEPVKLVRKDIATNKEKYGKIIGGLLPYMFIMLGFMGCMYSAIDLFAGEKERKTIETLLTFPISRMKILVGKFSVIVITGLISVLISFLGMFLATQLTNMESMSSIISVDAISGLDIVLALLLLIPLLVFFAGILSPVSIYSKTYKEAMSLIGQLNLIVLIPAFVSMLPGIELNFTTAFIPILNVALAIKDIFSGTLDYQMYILVILSLIAFAGISVWFSKGRFESETSLLN; from the coding sequence ATGAAAGTTATTATAACCATTATAAAAAAAGAATTGACCGAAATATTTAGAGATAAAAAAGTATTGATCTCAACTATTATACTGCCTCTAGTTCTTTTCCCATTACTTTTTATAGGAATGAGCAAAGCTATAAGTTACTTTACGCAATCAGAATTAGAAAAAAAAGATAAACTCTATATTGAAAATATAGAAGAAATTCCCTTATTAGAAAATCTTTTTTCACAAGCTAATTTTGAATTGGTAAAAGAGGTAAAACATTCTGAAATTGATTCCTTGATTAAAGAAGAAGATTTAGCAGTGGCATTATTGTTCCCTAACAATATAAATCAGTATTTTCAAGAAAAGAAAACGGTTCCAATAGAGTTCCGATTTAAATCTTCTAATTTGATGATTGATAAAAAAGTAACCGCCGTTTTTGAGATATATAAAAATCAAGTTTTAGATCAAAGACTTGCTGATTTACAACTTACAAAAGAAACGATAGAACCTGTAAAATTGGTACGAAAAGATATTGCAACCAATAAAGAAAAATATGGTAAAATTATAGGAGGACTTTTACCTTATATGTTTATTATGTTAGGGTTTATGGGATGTATGTATTCAGCAATTGATTTATTTGCAGGAGAAAAAGAACGTAAAACCATTGAAACCTTACTTACTTTTCCAATTAGTAGAATGAAAATATTAGTGGGAAAATTTAGTGTTATTGTTATTACGGGTTTAATCTCAGTTTTGATTTCCTTTTTAGGAATGTTTTTGGCTACGCAATTAACCAATATGGAATCTATGTCTTCTATTATTTCTGTGGATGCTATTTCAGGATTGGATATAGTGTTAGCTCTACTGTTACTCATTCCTTTGTTAGTTTTTTTTGCAGGAATTCTATCTCCCGTATCGATTTATTCAAAAACCTATAAAGAAGCAATGAGCTTAATTGGACAATTAAATTTGATTGTTTTAATACCCGCATTTGTTTCGATGCTACCTGGTATTGAGTTAAATTTTACAACAGCTTTTATACCTATATTAAATGTTGCTTTAGCGATTAAAGATATTTTTTCAGGAACATTAGACTATCAAATGTATATTTTGGTAATTCTTTCTCTGATTGCTTTTGCAGGAATTTCAGTCTGGTTTAGTAAAGGTAGATTTGAATCAGAAACCAGTTTGTTAAATTAA
- a CDS encoding teichoic acid export ATP-binding protein TagH (Part of the ABC transporter complex TagGH involved in teichoic acids export. Responsible for energy coupling to the transport system; Belongs to the ABC transporter superfamily. Teichoic acids exporter (TC 3.A.1.104.1) family; Contains 1 ABC transporter domain.), producing MIQVQNVSKSFQLSKKERKIRQTNEAEIFAVKEVNIQCHPGRIFSILGPNGAGKTTLLRMIATMITPTSGEIEVAGYNTITDHLEVRKRIGFLTGSTGLYERFSADELMDYLKNIYQIPKDQFRFQKGYLFDLLGIHEFSTKKIGQLSVGMKQKVSIARTLIHNPEVIILDEPTSGLDVITAKNIIELIRNSKDEGKTVIFSSHIMSEVDLLCDDLAIMNKGTIVFNDTMDSFRTQMKTSNLTEEFIHIIEEHSKA from the coding sequence ATGATACAAGTTCAAAATGTTTCAAAATCTTTTCAATTAAGCAAAAAAGAACGGAAAATAAGGCAAACAAATGAAGCTGAAATTTTTGCAGTAAAAGAAGTGAATATTCAGTGTCATCCAGGACGTATTTTCTCAATTTTAGGACCTAATGGAGCTGGAAAAACAACTTTATTGCGCATGATTGCCACTATGATAACACCTACATCAGGTGAAATTGAAGTAGCAGGATATAATACAATAACAGATCATTTAGAAGTACGAAAAAGGATCGGTTTTTTAACAGGGTCTACCGGACTTTATGAACGTTTTTCAGCAGATGAATTAATGGATTATCTTAAAAATATTTATCAAATCCCAAAAGACCAATTTAGATTTCAAAAGGGATATTTATTTGATTTATTAGGAATTCATGAATTTTCTACAAAGAAAATAGGGCAATTATCAGTAGGGATGAAACAAAAAGTTTCTATTGCCCGAACGTTAATTCATAATCCCGAAGTTATCATTTTAGACGAACCAACCTCTGGATTGGATGTGATTACAGCAAAAAACATTATTGAACTCATTCGAAATAGTAAAGACGAAGGTAAAACGGTTATTTTTTCTTCTCATATTATGTCAGAAGTCGATTTATTATGTGATGATTTGGCTATTATGAATAAAGGAACTATCGTATTTAATGATACGATGGATTCTTTTAGAACACAAATGAAAACCTCAAATTTAACTGAAGAATTTATTCACATTATTGAAGAACACTCCAAAGCTTAA
- a CDS encoding ECF RNA polymerase sigma factor SigW (Sigma factors are initiation factors that promote the attachment of RNA polymerase to specific initiation sites and are then released. Extracytoplasmic function (ECF) sigma factors are held in an inactive form by a cognate anti-sigma factor (RsiW for this protein) until released by regulated membrane proteolysis. Sigma-W controls genes involved in transport processes and detoxification; Belongs to the sigma-70 factor family. ECF subfamily.) yields the protein MYAPMVYQVSYGIVKREDEAQDICQETFIEAYKKIIEKDFEYSFGGWLKRVAINKSLNSIRKTKKIFFEEVEDLQEEEGEEIEKGISFEIIKKELDQLDEKYRIVIQLYLIEGYKHKEIAEMLQLPENTTRAQYVRGKRILKKKLNEFRGLYKEA from the coding sequence TTGTATGCACCTATGGTTTATCAAGTTTCATATGGTATTGTGAAGCGAGAAGATGAAGCACAGGATATTTGCCAGGAAACTTTTATTGAAGCCTATAAAAAAATTATAGAAAAAGATTTTGAATATAGTTTTGGAGGTTGGTTAAAACGAGTTGCGATTAATAAATCATTGAATAGTATTCGAAAAACAAAAAAAATATTTTTTGAAGAAGTAGAAGATCTTCAAGAAGAGGAGGGTGAAGAAATAGAAAAAGGTATTTCTTTTGAAATAATAAAAAAAGAATTGGATCAGTTAGATGAAAAATATAGAATTGTGATTCAATTGTATTTAATAGAAGGTTATAAACATAAGGAAATTGCTGAAATGTTACAATTACCTGAAAATACAACCAGAGCCCAATATGTAAGAGGAAAAAGAATTTTAAAGAAAAAATTAAATGAATTTAGAGGATTATATAAAGAAGCATAA